Below is a genomic region from Echinicola rosea.
GTCTGGAGTACCGCCGACAACAGGGAAGACGATTTTGGCACACACTACAAGGGGATAAGGAACACTTGGATTTTTATCGAAAATGTGGACATGGTACCCGATATTCCCGATAGTGAAAAACAACAGCTAAAAGCTGAGGCGATGGTTCTGATGGGCCTCCAATACCATGAACTCATGAAACGGTATGGGGCAGTGCCATTGGTGACCGAAGTGCTGAGTGCCTCTGGGGACATCATGCTACCGAGAAATACCTATGGAGAATGTGTCGAATTTATCGTCAATAATTGTGAAGCTGCCGCCGAGGTACTTCCAGACAGCTATCCTTCGGAATTCATGGGGCGGATTACCAGAGGGGTGGCCCTGGCACTCAAGGCACGGGTACTGTTGTACGCGGCCAGTCCATTGCACAATACCGACGCACCCTATCTGCCGGGGGAGGAAACCCTGACCGGCTATGGGGATTATGATGCGCAACGGTGGCAAAGAGCGGCAGTGGCCAACAAGGCCGTTCTTGATTGGGCAGCTGAGAACGGGACCCACCTGGTACGGGCTTCGGAAGATCCGGCAGCCAATTATCGAGAGGCCGTAGAGGTACAGGGCAATCCGGAGATGTTGCTAGCCAACCAGTCCAATGGATGGTGGGGTGCATGGAGCCCCATGTTTCAGCAATTTGTCATGCCCCGAGGGATCTACGGAGGATGGTATGGACACGGAGTGACCCTGAACCACGCCAACCAATACCATACCCTTTCAGGGGAGGATCAGGTATGGGAAGACCAGGGCAGCTATGCCGAATTTACCTCCAAAATGCAGGCCATGGAGCCTCGCTTCCAGTATTCTGTGTTCTATTCCGGGTCAAAATGGAACGATGAGATTGGGACGAGGGAATTTTTTAGGCGCACGGACGGCACCTGGTCGGACGGTGCCCCGGTCAATGGAGTAGGCTACATGAAAAAGTACTTGGGAAGGGGCAACTGGAGCGGTGGCCAGTTCCATTGGATGGTCTTCCGTCTGGCGGAGTTTTACCTGAATTATGCAGAGGCCCTAAACGAAGCCAGTCCCTTGGATCCGATGGCCATCGAAGCGCTGAATGCCATCAAGGAAAGGGCAGGTATTCCGGCCATAGATGCCGCAGACCCACGCTACAATACCCAGGATAAGCTTAGGGAAGAAATCAAACGGGAAAGGGCCATTGAACTGGCCTTCGAGGAACACCGGTTTTTTGACGTGAGGAGATGTAGGATTGCAGGGCAAGAGGGAGTCATGAGCGGCCAGATGTGGGGACTAAACCTTTATGAACAGGAAGCCGGGAACTTGGTGTACCGTAGGGAGCCATTTGAGTCTCGGGTATGGGAGGACCGTATGTACCTGTACCCAATCCCGCAGAGTGAAATCGATAAAGGTTACCTACAGCAAAATCCAGGTTGGTAAGGGAAATGCAACCTAAGGCATTTCCAGGAAATCGTTAAATCTGAAATACCAAAATCCATGAAAAATTCATTAATCAGCTATATAAAACAACCGGGAACTCGGATGATGGCAGCGGGGTGCCTGTTGGCAGCATCCGTTACCTTTTCTTTTCCTTCCATGTCCCAGTCCATGGCTCCAAGCATTGCAATGGAGCGGGATTCGATAAAAAAGGAAAATACCGCAATCCCCGCTTCCTATGAAAGGAACACCCATATTGCTTATGGTACCGAACGGGCACTCCGGGTTACGGGATCGATGGCAACCATAAACGGTGAGTCCTTGCAGAAAACCTTTGTGCCCACCCTGAGCAATACGCTCTTTGGCCGGCTCCCTGGCCTTACGGTCATGCACGGTTCGGGGGAACCGGGCTATGACGAGCCCAATCTATTGGTCAGGGGCCTAGGGACCATGAACGATGCCACTCCCTTGGTCATGGTAGATGGTTTTGAGGCTTCATTTGACCAGCTTTCTGCCTATGAAATCGAAAGTGTATCCGTACTCAAGGATGCCGCAGCAGTAGCACTGTACGGTATGAGGGGAGC
It encodes:
- a CDS encoding RagB/SusD family nutrient uptake outer membrane protein; this encodes MMKAIKRTILYMGMATACLLSYSCDDEFLGKPESNDVSIEDIFSNRVQAESFLWETYNSCMPLGFPIDWGKHNGMYASMLMAASDEGDVYDTWPSSNDHNTGVWSTADNREDDFGTHYKGIRNTWIFIENVDMVPDIPDSEKQQLKAEAMVLMGLQYHELMKRYGAVPLVTEVLSASGDIMLPRNTYGECVEFIVNNCEAAAEVLPDSYPSEFMGRITRGVALALKARVLLYAASPLHNTDAPYLPGEETLTGYGDYDAQRWQRAAVANKAVLDWAAENGTHLVRASEDPAANYREAVEVQGNPEMLLANQSNGWWGAWSPMFQQFVMPRGIYGGWYGHGVTLNHANQYHTLSGEDQVWEDQGSYAEFTSKMQAMEPRFQYSVFYSGSKWNDEIGTREFFRRTDGTWSDGAPVNGVGYMKKYLGRGNWSGGQFHWMVFRLAEFYLNYAEALNEASPLDPMAIEALNAIKERAGIPAIDAADPRYNTQDKLREEIKRERAIELAFEEHRFFDVRRCRIAGQEGVMSGQMWGLNLYEQEAGNLVYRREPFESRVWEDRMYLYPIPQSEIDKGYLQQNPGW